The region ATGTGAATTAGATCGGATCATCACGATGAAAAGCTTTGATCAAAGTGGCTATTTATTCACAAGGCAAGATCCGATGAAAACTATCCAATGGATAAGTATGCTTAGATCCGCAGTTAGATCAAAGGTTATCCACAATGCGATCTAAGAAAGGCCTATTTTGTGAATAACTTCTGTGTAAAAGATCTTAATGCAGATCCATATACCTTACTGCGCTGCCAGGCTCAGCTGCTGTGTTAGCTCTGGTAACCAGGCAATGGCTGCATCTTCCGGCAAAGCTTCATCTTGTACATCGACCTTTAATACCGGTAAAAGCTGCTGCGCGCCTTTGTCTGTCAGTAACTGCGCACAATTACTGGCGGCCAGGTTATAGGTGTCATAACTTGAGTCGCCAATGCCCACCACGGCAAAGCGAATGTGGCTCAGATCATCATGCTGCGTCAGTTGCTCTATAAAAGGCAGCAGGTTATCCGGGTAATCACCCGCACCATAAGTGGAAGTAACCACCAGCCAAAGAGGATGCTGACAGGCGTTCAGATCTGGCTGCTCATGCAGATGTGTGCTGAATTCACTGGC is a window of Pseudoalteromonas sp. R3 DNA encoding:
- the mioC gene encoding FMN-binding protein MioC, giving the protein MRNIEIIIGSQMGSAEYVAEQLAEQLDASEFSTHLHEQPDLNACQHPLWLVVTSTYGAGDYPDNLLPFIEQLTQHDDLSHIRFAVVGIGDSSYDTYNLAASNCAQLLTDKGAQQLLPVLKVDVQDEALPEDAAIAWLPELTQQLSLAAQ